Proteins found in one Actinokineospora alba genomic segment:
- a CDS encoding glycoside hydrolase family 125 protein, which produces MAQLRAELLGKVSARITEVTGRAEIADAVTRFLRNTAETTVSEQPDGTTFVITGDIPAMWLRDSAAQLKPLLYLLDDAPELLGLLNGLLLRHWRYISIDPYANAFNLEPNGHGHHSDRTPMDPIVWERKWEIDSLTYGIDFAYTLWKSAGSTDWCEATFRVAAARIVQTFTTEQDHEHRSSYTFRRGGRFASGRNTLNRHGKGRLTRPTGMVWSAFRPSDDACEAGFNVPGNFYAAQAMRQLAEIARELLHDDTLAADADRLHREMSDGLADHASVEGPGGTEIFAYEVDGFGGSALLDDANVPSLLSLPYLGCVDVDDPVYQATRKFLLSPRNQYYFQGTAAKGIGSPHTPRNHVWPIALAVQGLTAATAEEQAEIIALLLDTTGGTGMMHESFHVDDPTRFTREWFSWANSMFCELVLVHCGYRLGGGRSPEYLPQA; this is translated from the coding sequence GTGGCGCAGCTGAGGGCTGAACTGCTCGGCAAGGTCTCCGCCCGGATCACCGAGGTCACGGGCCGGGCGGAGATCGCCGACGCGGTCACGCGGTTCCTGCGCAACACCGCGGAGACGACGGTGTCCGAGCAGCCCGACGGGACCACGTTCGTCATCACCGGCGACATCCCCGCCATGTGGCTGCGCGACTCCGCCGCCCAGCTCAAGCCGCTGCTGTACCTGCTCGACGACGCCCCGGAGCTGCTCGGCCTCCTCAACGGGCTGTTGTTGCGGCACTGGCGCTACATCTCGATCGACCCGTACGCCAACGCGTTCAACCTCGAACCCAACGGCCATGGCCACCACTCCGACCGCACCCCGATGGACCCCATCGTGTGGGAGCGCAAGTGGGAGATCGACTCGCTGACCTACGGCATCGATTTCGCCTACACCCTGTGGAAGTCCGCGGGCAGCACCGACTGGTGCGAGGCGACGTTCCGGGTCGCGGCCGCGCGGATCGTGCAAACCTTCACGACCGAGCAGGACCACGAACACCGGTCGAGCTACACGTTCCGCCGCGGCGGGCGGTTCGCGAGCGGCCGCAACACGCTGAACCGGCACGGGAAGGGCAGGCTGACCCGGCCCACCGGCATGGTGTGGAGCGCGTTCCGGCCCAGCGACGACGCGTGCGAGGCCGGGTTCAACGTGCCCGGCAACTTCTACGCCGCGCAGGCGATGCGGCAACTCGCGGAGATCGCCCGCGAATTGCTCCACGACGACACCCTCGCCGCCGACGCCGACCGCCTGCACCGGGAGATGAGCGACGGCCTGGCCGACCACGCCTCCGTCGAGGGACCGGGCGGCACAGAGATCTTCGCCTACGAGGTCGACGGCTTCGGCGGCAGCGCCCTGCTCGACGACGCCAACGTGCCGAGCCTGTTGTCGCTGCCCTACCTGGGCTGTGTCGACGTGGACGACCCGGTCTACCAGGCGACGCGGAAGTTCCTGCTCAGCCCGCGCAACCAGTACTACTTCCAAGGCACCGCGGCGAAAGGCATCGGCAGCCCGCACACGCCGCGCAACCATGTGTGGCCGATCGCGTTGGCCGTGCAGGGTTTGACGGCCGCCACCGCCGAAGAACAAGCGGAGATCATCGCACTGCTGCTCGACACCACCGGCGGCACCGGGATGATGCACGAGAGTTTCCACGTCGACGACCCGACGAGGTTCACCCGCGAGTGGTTCTCCTGGGCCAATTCGATGTTCTGCGAGCTGGTACTCGTCCACTGTGGATACCGCCTCGGCGGCGGCCGCAGCCCCGAATATCTGCCGCAGGCCTGA
- a CDS encoding VOC family protein: MTGRVVHFEVPFDDADRAKAFYQEAFGWKVEEFPGMDYTIVSSGPTSDQGPTESGYINGGMAPRDAERAFKAPVIVIDVESIDDALKKIGELGGKTAVEKQPVADMGFAAYFTDPEGNVMGLWETAKS, encoded by the coding sequence ATGACCGGCCGAGTAGTGCACTTCGAGGTCCCGTTCGACGACGCGGACCGGGCCAAGGCGTTCTACCAGGAGGCCTTCGGCTGGAAGGTCGAGGAGTTCCCTGGGATGGACTACACGATCGTCTCCTCGGGCCCCACCTCCGACCAGGGTCCGACCGAATCGGGATACATCAACGGGGGCATGGCCCCGCGCGACGCCGAGCGGGCGTTCAAGGCGCCGGTCATCGTCATCGACGTCGAGAGCATCGACGACGCCCTGAAGAAGATCGGCGAGCTGGGCGGCAAGACCGCGGTCGAGAAGCAGCCGGTCGCCGACATGGGCTTCGCGGCGTACTTCACCGACCCCGAAGGCAACGTCATGGGCCTGTGGGAGACCGCCAAGTCTTGA
- a CDS encoding M14 family zinc carboxypeptidase, with amino-acid sequence MSVLAVAASAIAFTVAPAGADISVFPTQLVTVDTPTRAHKTLLTRLGLDLTEHAGHDYVEVVLHTAADADALRRAGLTWQVRIPDMVAREAQVNAANKAYADATAVSPLPSGRDNYRTLAEYNSDMAALAGLRPDLVKPFDLPHKSLDGNTVRGIEIGRDVRAAEDGRPVFAIMGVHHAREWPSGEHTIEFAYDLVKNYGQDARVTALLDKARVLVVPVVNVDGFDRSRTDGALIDLREADNGGTAAILGTPGNAYKRKNCRVIDGVDTPDGTCALAGATSPGGFGIGVDPNRNYGGFWGGPGASDLFADPTYRGAGPFSEPETQNIRELVSGRQVTTLITNHTFSNLVLRPNGVHPDTIGPGGIPVGDAPDEAALKALGANMAAQNGYKNQHGWELYDTTGTTEDWSYNATGGFGYTFEIGPDEFHPPFPKVIDEYLGAGAYAGKGNREAYLIALTNAVDTATHSVIAGKAPAGATLRLRKEFATPTWSGHIPDRLNTSMVVGPDGRYTWHVNPSTRPVVQAKQYRLLNSTPLKREVFTGTTLPLAQTDKTFVVDRPADAFEVKLDWPTPDDLDLQVFLRGADGSLSQVGKSEGSVGVKERVLLTNPVQGTYVLRVVNFASITPTWTLTASLFDGEEHTAGGLIENWTLTCEKNGKVLETVPVIVDRGQQVKADLKACQSKWATS; translated from the coding sequence ATGTCCGTATTGGCCGTCGCGGCGAGCGCCATCGCGTTCACCGTCGCGCCCGCGGGTGCGGACATCAGCGTCTTCCCCACCCAACTGGTCACTGTGGACACCCCGACCCGGGCCCACAAGACCCTGCTCACCCGGCTTGGCCTCGACCTCACCGAACACGCGGGCCACGACTACGTCGAGGTCGTCCTGCACACCGCCGCCGACGCCGACGCCCTGCGGCGGGCCGGGCTGACCTGGCAGGTGCGCATCCCCGACATGGTCGCCCGCGAGGCCCAGGTCAACGCGGCGAACAAGGCCTACGCCGACGCCACCGCCGTGTCCCCGCTGCCCAGCGGCCGGGACAACTACCGCACGCTCGCCGAGTACAACAGCGACATGGCCGCCCTGGCCGGCCTGCGCCCCGACCTGGTCAAGCCCTTCGACCTGCCGCACAAGTCCCTCGACGGGAACACCGTGCGGGGCATCGAGATCGGCCGCGACGTGCGCGCAGCCGAGGACGGCAGGCCGGTGTTCGCGATCATGGGCGTGCACCACGCCCGTGAGTGGCCGTCGGGTGAGCACACGATCGAGTTCGCCTACGACCTGGTGAAGAACTACGGCCAGGACGCGCGCGTCACCGCGCTGCTCGACAAGGCGCGGGTGCTCGTCGTGCCCGTCGTCAACGTCGACGGGTTCGACCGCTCCCGCACCGACGGCGCCCTCATCGACCTGCGCGAAGCCGACAACGGCGGCACCGCCGCCATCCTCGGCACCCCGGGCAACGCCTACAAGCGCAAGAACTGCCGCGTGATCGACGGCGTGGACACCCCGGACGGCACGTGCGCCCTCGCGGGCGCCACGAGCCCCGGCGGCTTCGGCATCGGCGTCGACCCGAACCGCAACTACGGCGGCTTCTGGGGCGGACCGGGCGCCTCCGACCTGTTCGCCGACCCGACCTACCGCGGCGCGGGCCCGTTCAGCGAGCCGGAGACGCAGAACATCCGGGAACTGGTGAGCGGCCGCCAGGTCACGACGCTGATCACCAACCACACGTTCTCCAACCTGGTCCTGCGGCCCAACGGCGTGCACCCCGACACCATCGGACCCGGCGGCATCCCGGTCGGCGACGCTCCGGACGAGGCGGCGCTGAAGGCACTCGGCGCGAACATGGCCGCGCAGAACGGGTACAAGAACCAGCACGGCTGGGAGCTCTACGACACCACGGGCACCACGGAGGACTGGTCGTACAACGCCACCGGCGGCTTCGGCTACACCTTCGAGATCGGCCCGGACGAGTTCCACCCGCCGTTCCCCAAGGTCATCGACGAGTACCTGGGCGCGGGCGCCTACGCGGGCAAAGGCAACCGTGAGGCCTACCTGATCGCGCTCACCAACGCCGTCGACACCGCGACCCACTCCGTCATCGCCGGTAAGGCGCCCGCGGGGGCCACGCTTCGCCTGCGCAAGGAGTTCGCGACGCCCACCTGGTCGGGCCATATCCCGGACCGGTTGAACACGTCGATGGTGGTCGGCCCGGACGGCCGCTACACCTGGCATGTCAACCCGTCGACCCGCCCGGTCGTGCAGGCCAAGCAGTACCGCCTGCTCAACTCGACGCCACTCAAGCGGGAGGTCTTCACCGGCACGACCCTTCCGCTCGCGCAGACCGACAAGACGTTCGTGGTCGACCGCCCGGCCGACGCCTTCGAGGTGAAGCTCGACTGGCCCACCCCGGACGACCTCGACCTGCAGGTCTTCCTGCGCGGAGCGGACGGCTCGCTCAGCCAGGTCGGCAAGTCCGAGGGTTCCGTCGGCGTCAAGGAGCGCGTGCTGCTGACCAACCCGGTTCAGGGCACCTACGTCCTGCGCGTGGTCAACTTCGCGTCGATCACGCCGACGTGGACGCTCACGGCGTCGCTGTTCGACGGCGAGGAGCACACGGCGGGCGGCCTGATCGAGAACTGGACGCTGACCTGCGAGAAGAACGGCAAGGTCCTGGAGACCGTGCCGGTGATCGTGGACCGCGGCCAGCAGGTCAAAGCCGACCTGAAGGCGTGCCAGAGCAAGTGGGCGACTTCCTGA
- the acs gene encoding acetate--CoA ligase, giving the protein MTTDSLSNLMDERRTFAPESGFAAAANVDAGWYAAADADREGFWAAQARRLSWASEWSNVLDWSDAPVAKWFVGGKLNVAYNCVDRHVEAGHGDRVAIQWEGESGDARAITYADLRREVSKTANALASLGLRAGDRVAIQLPMIPEAIFAMLACARLGLVHSVVFGGFSPTALRSRVDDAQARLLITSDGQFRRGKAAPMKANTDEAVADCASIEHVLVVRRTGSTVEWTEGRDLWWHDLVDGQSDTHEPEAFDAEHPLFILYTSGTTGNPKGILHTSGGYLTQVAYTHHAVFDLKPESDVYWCTADIGWVTGHSYIVYGPLANGATQVVYEGTPDSPHQGRHFEIIQKYGVTIYYTAPTLIRTFMKWGDEIPAGYDLSSLRLLGSVGEPINPEAWIWYRKHIGGDRCPIVDTWWQTETGAIMISPLPGVTSTKPGSAQRPLPGIGARVVDDAGVEVGPGGGGYLVLDKPWPSMLRGIWGDEERFRETYWSRFADEGFYFAGDGAKYDADGDIWLLGRVDDVMNVSGHRISTTEVESALVSHPSVAEAAVVGAADPTTGQGIVAFVILRGGQDASVVGVLRDHVAKEIGPIAKPRQVLVVPELPKTRSGKIMRRLLRDIAENRAVGDTTTLADSSVMALISSGLNTASAE; this is encoded by the coding sequence ATGACCACGGACAGTTTGTCGAACCTGATGGACGAGCGACGCACGTTCGCGCCGGAGAGCGGCTTCGCCGCCGCCGCGAACGTCGACGCGGGCTGGTACGCCGCGGCCGACGCCGACCGGGAGGGCTTCTGGGCAGCCCAGGCGCGCAGGCTGTCGTGGGCGTCCGAATGGTCGAACGTGCTGGACTGGTCGGACGCGCCGGTCGCCAAGTGGTTCGTCGGCGGGAAACTCAACGTCGCCTACAACTGCGTCGACCGCCACGTCGAGGCCGGACACGGCGACCGGGTGGCGATCCAGTGGGAGGGCGAGTCGGGCGACGCCCGCGCCATCACCTACGCCGACCTGCGGCGCGAGGTGTCGAAGACGGCGAACGCGCTGGCGTCACTGGGTTTGCGCGCGGGCGACCGGGTGGCGATCCAGCTGCCGATGATCCCCGAGGCGATCTTCGCCATGCTCGCCTGCGCCCGCCTCGGCCTGGTGCACAGCGTGGTGTTCGGCGGCTTCTCCCCCACCGCCCTGCGCTCACGCGTCGACGACGCCCAGGCCCGGCTGCTGATCACCTCCGACGGCCAGTTCCGCCGCGGCAAAGCCGCCCCGATGAAGGCCAACACCGACGAGGCGGTCGCGGACTGCGCGTCGATCGAGCACGTCCTCGTGGTCCGGCGCACAGGGTCCACTGTGGAGTGGACCGAGGGCCGGGACCTGTGGTGGCATGACCTGGTCGACGGCCAGTCCGACACCCACGAGCCGGAGGCGTTCGACGCCGAGCACCCGCTGTTCATCCTCTACACCTCGGGCACCACCGGTAACCCCAAGGGCATCCTGCACACCAGCGGCGGCTACCTGACCCAGGTCGCCTACACCCATCACGCGGTCTTCGACCTCAAGCCGGAGTCGGACGTGTACTGGTGCACCGCCGACATCGGCTGGGTGACCGGCCACTCCTACATCGTCTACGGCCCGCTGGCCAACGGCGCGACGCAGGTCGTCTATGAAGGCACACCGGACAGTCCGCACCAGGGCAGGCACTTCGAGATCATCCAGAAGTACGGGGTGACCATCTACTACACGGCGCCCACGCTGATCCGCACGTTCATGAAGTGGGGCGACGAGATCCCCGCGGGCTACGACCTGTCGTCGCTGCGGCTGCTGGGATCGGTCGGCGAGCCGATCAACCCGGAGGCGTGGATCTGGTACCGCAAGCACATCGGCGGCGACCGGTGCCCGATCGTGGACACCTGGTGGCAGACCGAGACCGGGGCGATCATGATCAGCCCGCTGCCGGGGGTGACCAGCACCAAGCCGGGCAGCGCGCAGCGGCCGCTGCCGGGCATCGGGGCCCGGGTGGTCGACGACGCGGGCGTCGAGGTCGGCCCCGGCGGGGGCGGCTACCTGGTGCTGGACAAGCCGTGGCCGTCGATGCTGCGTGGCATCTGGGGCGACGAGGAGCGCTTCCGCGAGACCTACTGGTCGCGCTTCGCCGATGAGGGCTTCTACTTCGCGGGCGACGGCGCCAAGTACGACGCCGACGGCGACATCTGGCTGCTGGGGCGGGTCGACGACGTGATGAACGTGTCCGGCCACCGGATCTCCACCACGGAGGTGGAGTCGGCGCTGGTGTCGCATCCCAGCGTCGCCGAGGCCGCCGTGGTCGGGGCGGCCGACCCCACCACCGGACAGGGGATCGTCGCTTTCGTCATCCTGCGCGGCGGCCAGGACGCCTCGGTTGTCGGCGTGCTCCGGGACCATGTGGCGAAGGAGATCGGCCCGATCGCCAAGCCCCGCCAGGTCCTGGTCGTCCCGGAACTCCCCAAGACCCGCTCCGGCAAGATCATGCGCCGCCTCCTGCGCGACATCGCCGAAAACCGCGCGGTCGGCGACACCACCACGCTCGCGGATTCGTCGGTGATGGCCTTGATCTCCTCGGGCCTCAACACCGCGTCCGCCGAATAG
- a CDS encoding sensor histidine kinase: MSVPAQPQVRPPRRPWPPWVRSDAASVLGTARRIADDLADGLSGPRVRAVARGVRALLDVDGVALADLSGRPVWAGTAAPEDRVTALVQEVLHTDTRAGRAPLVALPLHVHDELAGVLVVSGQIRASAVREVADWIVAALERSRLEVSAEYAAQAELRALRAEMSPHFVYNALTVIASLVHSDPERSRELMLDFADYNRYSLASHGEFTTVADEFHAIETYLALQRAVLGDRLRVQIRVAPEVLAVTIPYLVLQPLVENAVRHGIEPRAGDGIVQVRGESEGNDCVISVEDDGVGMDPSVAEAILAGHGTAGSIGLANVDRRLRNVYGAWYGLVVETAPEAGTRVVVRVPVFQPGVAT, encoded by the coding sequence ATGTCAGTGCCCGCACAGCCGCAGGTACGGCCGCCGCGGCGGCCGTGGCCGCCGTGGGTGCGCTCGGACGCGGCCTCGGTGCTCGGCACCGCGCGCCGGATCGCCGACGACCTCGCCGACGGGCTGTCGGGTCCGCGGGTGCGGGCCGTGGCGCGCGGGGTGCGGGCGCTGCTCGATGTGGACGGTGTGGCGCTGGCCGACCTGTCGGGCCGACCGGTGTGGGCGGGCACCGCGGCCCCGGAGGACCGGGTGACCGCGCTCGTCCAGGAAGTCCTGCACACCGACACCCGTGCGGGCCGCGCGCCGCTGGTGGCGCTGCCGCTGCACGTGCACGACGAACTCGCCGGTGTGCTGGTCGTGTCCGGCCAGATCCGCGCCAGTGCGGTGCGCGAGGTGGCCGACTGGATCGTCGCCGCCCTGGAACGGTCCCGCCTGGAGGTGTCCGCCGAGTACGCCGCGCAGGCGGAACTGCGGGCGCTGCGCGCGGAGATGTCGCCGCATTTCGTCTACAACGCGCTGACCGTCATCGCCTCGCTCGTGCACTCCGACCCCGAGCGCTCCCGCGAGCTGATGCTCGACTTCGCCGACTACAACCGCTACAGCCTGGCCAGCCACGGCGAGTTCACCACGGTCGCCGACGAGTTCCACGCCATCGAGACCTACCTGGCGCTGCAGCGGGCCGTGCTCGGCGACCGCCTGCGCGTGCAGATCCGGGTGGCGCCCGAGGTCCTCGCGGTCACCATCCCGTACCTGGTGTTGCAGCCATTGGTGGAGAACGCGGTCCGGCACGGGATCGAGCCCCGCGCGGGCGACGGGATCGTGCAGGTCCGCGGCGAGTCGGAGGGCAACGACTGCGTGATCAGCGTGGAGGACGACGGGGTCGGCATGGACCCGTCGGTCGCCGAGGCGATCCTGGCCGGGCACGGGACCGCGGGCAGCATCGGGCTGGCCAATGTGGACAGACGGCTGCGCAACGTCTACGGCGCCTGGTACGGGCTGGTCGTCGAGACCGCGCCCGAGGCCGGGACCAGGGTCGTCGTGCGGGTGCCGGTGTTCCAGCCCGGGGTGGCGACATGA
- a CDS encoding LytR/AlgR family response regulator transcription factor, which translates to MTGMRVLAVDDVKAALDELCRLLRAAPEVAGVGAAGDALTALRMIEGGEFDAVFLDISMPGMNGLELASLLSKLSKPPVIVFVTAYDGHAVSAYGIGAVDYLLKPVRAERLATTLSRVARMVAPVEIPEPVTAPDDTVSAKPDAMPVLPVESEGRIRYVRRGDVEFVEAQGDYVRLHTRGGVHLVRMPISRLLEYWEGAGFARVHRGFLVAIDAVRELRSDAVGGMLAHTDLGDVPVSRRHARELRERLLHAAQRGELGGRG; encoded by the coding sequence ATGACCGGCATGCGGGTGCTCGCCGTCGACGACGTCAAGGCGGCGCTGGACGAGCTGTGCAGGCTGCTGCGGGCCGCGCCCGAGGTGGCCGGGGTGGGCGCCGCGGGCGACGCGCTGACCGCGCTGCGGATGATCGAGGGCGGCGAGTTCGACGCGGTGTTCCTCGACATCTCCATGCCCGGCATGAACGGCCTCGAGCTGGCGTCGCTGCTGTCCAAGCTCAGCAAGCCGCCGGTGATCGTGTTCGTCACCGCCTACGACGGGCACGCGGTGTCCGCCTATGGCATCGGCGCGGTCGACTACCTGCTCAAACCGGTCCGGGCGGAACGGCTCGCCACCACGCTGAGCCGGGTCGCGCGGATGGTCGCGCCGGTCGAGATCCCCGAGCCCGTCACCGCGCCGGACGACACCGTGTCGGCCAAGCCCGACGCGATGCCGGTGCTGCCGGTGGAGAGCGAGGGCCGCATCCGGTACGTGCGCCGCGGCGACGTCGAGTTCGTCGAGGCGCAGGGCGACTACGTGCGGCTGCACACCCGCGGCGGCGTGCACCTGGTGCGGATGCCGATCTCCCGGCTGTTGGAGTACTGGGAGGGCGCCGGGTTCGCCCGCGTCCACAGAGGATTCCTGGTGGCCATCGACGCGGTCCGGGAACTGCGCAGCGACGCCGTGGGCGGGATGCTCGCGCACACCGACCTCGGCGACGTCCCGGTCAGCAGGCGCCACGCCCGGGAGCTGCGGGAACGGCTGCTGCACGCGGCTCAGCGCGGCGAACTGGGCGGGCGGGGCTGA
- a CDS encoding sodium/solute symporter — MIAFLSVAPVVLITLLIGLRGIAAMRTTSDFLVASRRVSPLLNSAAVSGEYLSAASFLGVAGLVVKDGMGALWYPVGFTAGYVAMLVLVAAPMRRSGALTVPDFAVARLASHTLRKLSAIVVLVIGGLYLVPQFRTAGLVLSAVSGSQYWVGVVIAAAAVSITLALGGMRAATYVQAFQFYLKMLLFIVPAAWLLIQVGPEVRHEAVHPVEFTHFAKDTPVDFQLDVTLELREPTTVLRPDGSRETLPPGELRAVSGSTLVFAEGTAVPQARGGAAPGGPGWQRPLLDLRHAGYPLLGTWAILIATMLGTMGLPHVLVRFHTSPDGRAARRTAAITVGLLSIFYLFPGIYGTLAKVLVPQLYLAGTTDTAVVALPSQVESGGWADVFTGLLTAGAFAAFLATSLGLLLVVSGAIAHDLLPGGLNRLRGTVFAAAAVVVMLALPSARLDAGVLVTWGFTVAASTFCPLLVLGIWWSRLTKAGALAGVAVGLLASAGAIAVTLFGGELSGWQAILVAQPAPWSVPLAFATMIGVSLFGRPPSWAAAAMLRLHLGEEQHARPGPGRDLGHLSWQARRSSAVRRITRRLGR, encoded by the coding sequence ATGATCGCCTTCCTCTCCGTCGCCCCGGTCGTGCTGATCACGCTGCTGATCGGGCTGCGCGGCATCGCGGCCATGCGCACCACATCGGACTTCCTGGTCGCCTCGCGCAGGGTCTCGCCGCTGCTGAACTCCGCCGCGGTGTCGGGTGAGTACCTCTCGGCGGCGTCGTTCCTCGGGGTCGCCGGGCTCGTCGTCAAGGACGGCATGGGGGCGCTCTGGTACCCCGTCGGGTTCACCGCGGGCTACGTCGCGATGCTGGTCTTGGTCGCCGCGCCGATGCGCCGATCAGGCGCGCTGACGGTGCCCGACTTCGCGGTCGCGCGGCTCGCTTCCCATACGCTGCGCAAGTTGTCGGCCATCGTCGTGCTGGTGATCGGCGGGCTCTACCTGGTGCCGCAGTTCCGCACTGCCGGGCTCGTGCTGTCGGCGGTGAGCGGCAGCCAGTACTGGGTGGGTGTGGTGATCGCGGCCGCCGCGGTGAGCATCACCCTCGCGCTCGGCGGGATGCGCGCGGCGACCTACGTCCAGGCGTTCCAGTTCTACCTGAAGATGCTCCTGTTCATCGTGCCCGCCGCCTGGCTGCTCATCCAGGTGGGCCCGGAAGTGCGGCATGAGGCCGTCCACCCGGTGGAGTTCACCCACTTCGCCAAGGACACCCCGGTCGACTTCCAACTCGACGTCACCCTGGAACTGCGCGAGCCCACGACCGTGCTGCGGCCTGACGGCAGCCGCGAGACCCTCCCGCCGGGCGAGCTGCGGGCGGTGTCGGGGAGCACGCTGGTCTTTGCCGAGGGCACGGCCGTCCCGCAGGCCCGCGGCGGCGCCGCGCCGGGCGGGCCGGGCTGGCAGCGGCCGCTGCTCGACCTGCGCCACGCCGGCTACCCGCTGCTGGGCACCTGGGCGATCCTGATCGCCACCATGCTGGGCACGATGGGCCTGCCGCACGTGCTCGTCCGCTTCCACACGAGCCCCGACGGCCGCGCGGCCAGGCGAACCGCCGCGATCACCGTGGGACTGCTCAGCATCTTCTACTTGTTCCCCGGCATCTACGGCACGCTGGCGAAGGTGCTGGTGCCGCAGCTCTACCTCGCGGGCACCACCGACACCGCCGTGGTCGCCCTGCCGTCCCAAGTGGAATCCGGTGGTTGGGCGGACGTGTTCACCGGCCTGCTCACCGCGGGCGCGTTCGCCGCGTTCCTGGCGACGTCGCTGGGCCTGCTGCTGGTGGTCTCCGGCGCCATCGCCCACGATTTGCTGCCGGGTGGCCTGAACCGGTTGCGGGGCACCGTGTTCGCCGCCGCGGCGGTCGTGGTGATGCTCGCGCTGCCGTCCGCGCGGTTGGACGCGGGTGTGCTGGTCACGTGGGGGTTCACCGTCGCCGCGTCGACGTTCTGTCCGCTGCTCGTGCTGGGCATCTGGTGGTCGAGGCTGACCAAGGCGGGAGCCCTGGCGGGGGTGGCGGTCGGCTTGCTGGCCTCAGCGGGAGCAATCGCCGTTACTCTGTTCGGCGGAGAACTCAGTGGCTGGCAAGCGATTCTGGTCGCCCAGCCCGCGCCATGGTCGGTGCCGCTGGCGTTCGCCACCATGATCGGGGTCTCGCTGTTCGGCCGTCCGCCGTCGTGGGCCGCGGCCGCGATGCTGCGCCTGCACCTGGGCGAGGAGCAGCACGCCCGACCGGGACCAGGACGTGACCTGGGCCACTTGTCCTGGCAGGCGCGCCGTTCGTCCGCCGTTCGTCGCATCACTCGACGTCTGGGCCGCTGA
- a CDS encoding DUF485 domain-containing protein, with translation MTLTDPAVGPPQHPAWTEIQQSPEFGSLRKRLRGFVFPMTALFFLWYMAYVLLADYAHGFMSIKLFGNINVGLVLGLLQFVSTFVITMLYVRHATKNLDPAAEKLRKEIEGEDA, from the coding sequence ATGACCCTCACAGATCCCGCGGTCGGTCCACCGCAGCATCCGGCCTGGACGGAGATCCAGCAAAGTCCCGAGTTCGGGTCGCTGCGCAAGCGGCTGCGCGGGTTCGTCTTCCCGATGACCGCGCTGTTCTTCCTCTGGTACATGGCCTACGTGCTGCTCGCCGACTACGCGCACGGCTTCATGTCCATCAAGCTGTTCGGCAACATCAACGTCGGATTGGTGTTGGGCCTGCTGCAGTTCGTCTCGACGTTCGTGATCACGATGCTGTATGTCCGGCACGCCACCAAGAACCTCGACCCGGCCGCGGAGAAGCTCCGCAAGGAGATCGAAGGTGAGGACGCATGA